The proteins below are encoded in one region of Lycium ferocissimum isolate CSIRO_LF1 unplaced genomic scaffold, AGI_CSIRO_Lferr_CH_V1 ctg4237, whole genome shotgun sequence:
- the LOC132044357 gene encoding uncharacterized protein LOC132044357 yields MIISDESQKPVAGTAGVLGQNSSTANYDIALYTRNNGHGNQNYHGINNYGGNNQRFKKNYNSFCELFGFPANFKSKKKGGSGGVHSAHNVNLINDGSLAENFTQTGQEGSNYIYGQNTNVGAPRPMVLDQNSGGSMTQSLNGQNMVQNCQMNQEGYQGPLTKNQYEQIVQLLNQKNATSTSAPFSANVAANNVTNNATTSSVDRY; encoded by the exons ATGATAATTAGTGATGAGAGTCAAAAACCAGTTGCAGGAACTGCTGGTGTCTTAGGCCAAAATTCTAGTACTGCAAACTATGATATTGCTTTATATACTAGAAATAATGGACATGGAAATCAGAACTATCATGGAATCAATAACTATGGAGGAAACAATCAGAGGTTTAAAAAGAACTATAACAGTTTCTGTGAACTCT TTGGATTTCCTGCTAATTTCAAGTCCAAGAAGAAAGGTGGTTCAGGTGGTGTACATAGTGCACATAATGTGAACTTGATTAATGATGGAAGTCTTGCTGAGAATTTCACTCAGACTGGTCAAGAAGGTTCAAACTACATATATGGTCAAAATACAAATGTAGGTGCTCCAAGACCGATGGTTCTAGATCAGAACTCTGGTGGTTCAATGACACAAAGTCTCAATGGTCAAAATATGGTTCAAAACTGTCAGATGAATCAAGAAGGATATCAAGGACCACTCACTAAAAACCAATATGAGCAGATAGTTCAGCTGCTGAATCAGAAGAATGCTACTTCCACTTCTGCACCTTTTTCTGCTAATGTTGCTGCTAATAATGTCACTAACAATGCTACTACTTCAAGTGTAGATAG ATACTAG